Genomic DNA from Dysidea avara chromosome 10, odDysAvar1.4, whole genome shotgun sequence:
AGTCCTACCCACAATACCAACCTAATATATAATGTATACACACAACTTGTCACAGTCTAATAGTAATTAGTTATCAACCTTTTCACATGATTCAATTCTAAAAGATATTGACTTCAACACATAGGGATAATCAATGGCATATTTAAATTTAGTGTTGTGAAGATCAATCACTCCTTTGTCAGGCCATTGAAGAGGAGGAGCTTTGTCATGTGGAATAGTTTCCAGTTCTGCTTCACTTTCTAGTTGACCATAAGCCATGACTCTCTCCACTGATACCATCTATACGTAAATTAAATAATGCTGGCAGCGTACTTTAGCTACACAATTACCAAATTTTCCAAATCAGCACTTGTACGAATACAATGTTGAAACATTCCAATCAAGGTTATACAATAAGCCATTGACAGTCCCACTAATGCTGGATCAAGGCCTGAAAATTTACATCCATTAATAAAATGACTTTATATGTACATGTCTCTCACTATCAGCAAGTGGGATGGATCCAAACATTACAATTGTGAGAAAGGTTGATCCAACTAGATCAATTCTCATTCCAAACCATCGGGAAGTGGCAATCTTCAAGTACCATCCTTTGGTGTGTTCATTTTGGTAGAAATGAAATCTATCAAGGAACTCAGATTGCTCATTATAAACTCTAATAGTGGACAATCCTTGAATTGTAGCTGAAATGTGTGAATACAATGGACTACGAGCTGTGTAGATGAAAAGAAATAAGTGTTATTAAACACATTGTACTAGCTGAACATACCAAGCGCTTCAAGTCTTTGTATGTTTCGTGAAGTATGTAAGAAGTAATGACGAAATAGTACAAGGCCCACGACAAGGATACTGGCAGGAATTATCAGCCAATGATTAGCTATACAAGCAATGGTTACAATTGCAGAAATTCGTAGCAGTATCTAAAAGTAAAAGATCAggtaatttattattaacagTTTGCTACATATGATCAATAACTAACAGTAAAGAAATGGAGAAAAGTATGGGGCAATAGACTATCCAATAATCCTGTGTCAGCAGAAAATCTATTCAATACACGTCCTGTAGGATATCATGTGCACTATTGTATTGTTTATAGACTACTTACCAACTGGGTTAGTATCAAAAAACAGTACTTGTGCCCGTAGCATTGATTTAAACATTTTGTTGTGCAAGTTACGAGCAGCTGCAAGACATATCAGGAATGCTAGTATGGCTCGTAGCATTACTATAGACACTGCACTCCCAACAATTCCACCATATATTCCAATTCTTTGGTGAGTGGTAAGGTCAAAAGTAGATGTATTAAATGATATGTTTTCAACTTGAGGAGAACAAGAACCATCTTGGCTAGCCCTGAGTGGCAAGAGGGGTATAGGATATTAGACACTCAAGAATGGTGAGATtgtatgcataccattttgATAGCCACCAGTCTGCACTGACAACTCCACCCTACAATGACAACCATGTGACAAACATGTGATTAGCTCCACTTTCATAAGTGCATTATAACTACATACCTCAGCAGTGATAAAGATTACTATAAAAATAATTGTTAGTATTGTATTTCCACCTTcctgtacatactgtaagtaaGTTTTATTAGAAATAGTTCCATGAGATCTTTCCTCCTCTGGTACGACATTCACTTTCTAAATCATGAAATGAGAAAACTAATTAacagtacagtactgtatatgtatCCCATTAATTCAATTCTTGATATTACTATAGCTATTGTGTTATTAAACCTTATCATCAACAAGTAGAGCATTGTTATATTGCATTCAAGGATTGAATCAACAAGCAACTGTTTAGATAATGGAGGTCCATTTGTACTACTACATAGCAGAAATACTTGACTGAGATTCCTGGGTTCCATAAAACATTCTCCTTTATGGAATAACCCAACTGAACCGAGCTGCTGACTAAAGAATTCAGTGAAAACAATGTAGTTATTGTACACCTTGCAGTGGCAGTAACACTCAGTTTACCTTTCCTCGGAACAATATCACTCTGCACAGGTTAAACACCTCTACTGTTAAATCAACACAGCAACTCTAAAAGATTTTAATTCCTTATCCAAAAGCCCAAATAGTAAGATTAACAATGAAACATTGCTAAAGACTAGTGTGGAGTGATTATTTGCCATAGCTAGACCCAAAGTGGAATCCCCTCTATTTACGGGGCCTATTGGAAATTGTGTGAAGATTAAATTATGGTTCAGTGCTCTTAGGTGGGTTAAAGAAACTGGTATGACTTCAATAATGTTTTTTAGAGGCTTTTTAAAGACAAAGTGAAGGTTGGAGATTTTAGTAGTGACTATCTAGCAGCAAAAAGTTGATAAATCAGTATATTTTTTTGCTAAGAAGTTCCAAGCCAAACATGTGATTTATTCTACAAGCTGAAATTTAAAAGCTGCAGCCCCCAGACTCTACACTATTTATTAGCCAATTTATAATACTAATAGTTTTTCAAGATGCTAATATAGAATGTCTAAAATGGTTTGCATGCCCAGTAGTCTGTAAATTATCACAGCTATTTACATGATGTAAAGGTAATTCATATAAAAGTTCTCTGATTTTTCAAAAGACCTCTATACACGCTTGAATGCTGTattacggtgactgctctattagagtagttcaatatTGATTGATTAGCTTCTGAACACACCTATAACCATCCCTAGTTTAGTTTACAACAATAACAGTTTATTTGTTAGTTAAACAAGTTATTCCTTCCTTATATCATTATTACCTCATTTTCTGTTCTTCTAGCACCATCAATATCACCAAAATTAGACACCATAGAATATAATGATGGTGCAGAATAAAGCGATGCTTGCTCCATATAAGGATCTAAACTGGCATCAGGATGACTCTCAGGGTACTTTGATTTAGCACGTCTTCTTGCTCTATCCACTGGAATCAAATGTACATGACTTGACCTTCTCTCAATTCCATCATCTGTGTCTTCTGTTACATCATCACACTCCTCTACTACAATATCTGTGACTACTAAATCTGTTGATTTTCTATTATCCTCTACATCATCAAATAGTTCAGTAGGGTCAACACCACTTGATGTTAACTCCTCATAATTTCCATATCCTTGTACACACCCCTACTTAACATGCAAATAACAACATTATCATCACTTTGTCTAGCTCAACACACAAACCTCCTTTAGTACTAGAATACGATCTGCATGTTCGGCATATTGTAACTGATGGGTCACTAAGATCACCAACTTATCAGCTAACACTCCACATATACACCTTATAATCATAACACCACTAACATCTACAATCCATTACTACATTAAACATTCTATACCCATCAAACAGGTGTCTGCTCACTGCAGCATCTACTGCACTCAGAGGATCATCCAACAACATGATGTCACTGTCCCTGTACACAGccctacacacaacacattacaccATCACTACTTCTCACATGGTCTACACACACCTGGCAAGGTTCACTCTAGCCTTCTGACCACCACTAAGGTTCACTCCTCGTTCTCCTATCAAAGTCTCATCACCAAATGGCATCTCATCAATGTCCTTTAATGGAATATACCATTTAGCAAAAATTGAGATGCTAACTTCAGCTAGTACAAAATAAAAGCAGATATGATTAACATTACAGAGTTTCTCATGACATAACTaagcaaattatttaatatagTACATAGTTATAATAGTAGGGACCAAAAGGATTGTTTTACCAGCCAAAAAACAATGACTAGAAACCATCCTCATACTTCATGGCACctagtggatcctcactaatccaaacAAATCTGTTGTCAAGTTGACAAAagtctgttcagattagtgaatttgcttggattagtgaacccattgattatatacagaacctagttcaattactctaataggaacattagaacagtcatttgtactgtTCGGATTAGCGAGTTCGGATTAGTATTGGTTGGATGCTAGCATGTGATCTGAAACACTTCCAACacaatcttttaaaaattatattatgaaattttctactaggTAGCTAATTTCACTAATTGATGGTTGCATTTAGGCAAGCGTAATGctacttagaaaatggtatgcataaaatgaCATCTAATCCAATCCCACAATAACTCAACCTACAGtatatgcccatataaaatGCTTTTATTTTCTGGTGGCAGGTGACATCTCGTCTACAGCTCACTTTCTTTGTGCATAACATTTCCATCTCCTAGTGGCAGGCGACTTTTCGTCTACAATGGAGCACAGTTCACTGAACTACCCACCTGGAACCGAGACACGTGTATTCCAAATTACATAGTGAAACGTGCACACCTGAAGATCGATGCCATACTGTGCTATGGCCACTTTAGTACATGGAAGGATAAAAGTAAGGCAATAGTGCACGTATTGTATGGCTATCAATACGctaaaggtttcttcttaagtgaatttgaagATTTGAAGTGTTCAGTTAAAAATGTAGGGCTgcagctgtagccacttttctgctacgcttgactgaatgcatcaggcatACAATAGAATAATCCGTtgaaaagtttttaaaaattctgtagcaaacaATTGACTTCAAACAATTATCATTAAAAGTTGGTCACCGCAATAGATGAAATGCATGAAACCTATCATCCATTCTTTTCGTGTCTATATCTTCCTGTTTTGTAAAAGGAGTCAAAATTACAGACTGCATGTCAATTGTTAAGTCAATTACTACACAGCATATCTGTAACTTTCGACCATACCATTTGTGGATAGAGGAACTGaattacaagtgtaaggaaaattgtGCTTTTACAAGCTAGCAGAGATCACTATAATATAAACATCATCTGAAGTGCAAATTCAATTCCTACTTTAGCCTCACACATATCTAGCAAAAAAAACACCATAAATGATGGCTTAAAtaaatagggattaaatttcaGAAAATGATCCCCTTGTTTAGGCACTTTTATTGCAATGACTCCTATACCAgcttgtaaaatttctaataatTCCTTACACTTGCTTGTTAACTTCTTGTAACACAGCTAAATCATAATTAGTATAACAGAAAAGAACGAACATTGAGGTTATAATTGTATGACAAAATGCATTCCTCTATAGACCTGTTATTATTAATAAGCCAAAGTAGCCAGTGTTCTGCCTGTTACAAAACCGTACACACAGTGAATGATATATCAGTTTACCCTTGGAGGCGAGGTGCAGAAATTATGGATGATTTTCAACATGAAGTTATTTGTGCACTACTGCGCATCGATACCTAAGTCAGCAAAAAGGAAAGGGAAACAAAGAAGGAAAAAAGCAATTACATAAGGCACATGTAACGTTGAAGCGACATCTAAAAGTGAAAAATATCAAGTCCATAGATTTAGCGTTTATTGAGTTACAATGGTCTGTAGGGAATCAgtaagttagttagttagttagaaCTTTATAGTATTcggtcagttagtcagtagaaaattcaactgGATAAATTTTAAACAATACTATAGCAACCAATTGGAAGCtgtactgaaagcacttttgtgCTAACTAATACTGCTGTGAAGGTATTGGGAGGTCGGTTTAATATTTTACTGGGAGAAGGTACATCCCTACCACTCCCTTATTGGGGCTATCTGCTGATATATGCCATATAGTATATGTGATCATATATATTAGGGAAGTATAAGGGAGACTAACCCTTCTCTATATTTTATTATGGACAAAATGGTCACTTCACATAGATTTTAGCTCAACTCAGAATGTCGCATCTAAACGTGGAACTTGCAAATAGCTGTATGGTCTCTTTTATGTTTCATTTCCAATAAAATTGTAATCACAGAACAAAATAAAGGTTTTATACATACCTTAACCAGACAGCAACACTCCACTACTCTGTCATACCAAGCCTTATCATAATCTTGTCcaaataaaatattttcttTCATTGTTCCAGAAAATATCCATGGATCCTGACTTGCATACGATACACTACCCTCAGTGTCTACTGACCCATCCAATGTTTCTAGTTCTCTCAGTAGACACTGCAGTATTGATGACTATAGTAGCAGTAAAGTATGATGGAGATCAGTTAGAGTAGTCAACTAGTAGACAACACACCTTTCCTGATCCCACTGGACCAACTACTGCCAGTAACCTGTTTGACTATATCATCATCTTATAATCTCACTTGACTGTCTACCAACTATACACCTCACCTGATTTACACTGAAGTTGATGTCTTTTAAAACAACTTTTTCTTTATcctacaaacatacacacatgaaGATACTGTATATGTTGTTAAACTCTAACATGTGTCCAGGATGCTGTTAGATTATTGACTATGATCCTGGGAGTTACTCCACTGGACAATGATCCATGTTCACTATCTTTAGTGATTTCTTCATTGGCCAACTTAAGAGGAGGCATCACATTAGGGGAACATGATCTACTAGTTGTCTTGACTGGATCACTATCTGTACCAGTTATTGTATCACCAAGTTCTGGTAGTAATAGTAGTTTCTGTGACATAAAATAGcaacacatacactgtactaACAATAGGCACTATACACAGCACATAGCTAATACATAACTAAAGTTCTGTTCTATTACATCATGCTCCTCTACAAATAAAGTGACCATTCATTGTATCCATATACATACCTCAATTCTTTTCAGGGCCACCCACATGTCGGACATGGCCAGTAAGCCCAATACCAAAAATTGAATGCAGTAAAGTCTTGTGAAGGAAAATAAAGTGATTGCTGTGAATACTTTTCTTGGTGTGAGAGAATTCCCTGTTCCAGCATATGTAGAGAATGTAACAAAGTTCAGCACATTTAGCGCTGTGTAGAAAAGCACTAAATTGACTCCTCTAATCATACTAGCTTGAGTGATGATGCCACTCTCCTTCCTACCACACAACAAATGATAACGATGATAATGAATGTGTTACTGACTTTCTGATCGTCTTCACGTATTCATGGAATGCCCACTCCCAGGCATACATCTTGATCAGTCTCATACCACTGATGATCTCATTCATCACTCTCACTCTCTTGTCTGTCACTTTAGCTGCCTTAAGTCTACACAAAATGTATAGCCAACAAATAtaagtatgtatatatagtatgtTTATGACTTAATGCTAGTGTTGTATTGTGTTGATATGTGGACATGCTGTATCACATAACCTAGTGTGATTGTATATACCAGATATTGTATACATGAACGTTATAGTTGCTTTAATCATCTACTGGATCCATAGGCAGCAGAAAGGGGGCTTATCCCCCTCggaatgatatcacaccaaaattatc
This window encodes:
- the LOC136236266 gene encoding ATP-binding cassette sub-family C member 4-like; its protein translation is MVALNDGGSDVDNDERGTKHKFEVFAKNPRPKAAWISRLFFCWLDPLFWIGYTRELKQEDLYATPTEARSQHLLEHFDKCWLAESKRGQQGLKPRLWVALFRCIKWRIFFHALLYTVEFIPIIAQALLVGHLSQYFCEKNSLEEELSALRAENNSELVLSKEEEIETATRNAYLYAVGVLIATFYTAVNHTWIFYSSHKIGMMSRIIMTGAIYKKVLQLSHSVIGQLSIGHIVNLASNDVQRFDLAFEFTHELWIVPLVIPIFTYLLWRELGPSCLAGILVVVFQAPLQYVGARLYSKWRLKAAKVTDKRVRVMNEIISGMRLIKMYAWEWAFHEYVKTIRKKESGIITQASMIRGVNLVLFYTALNVLNFVTFSTYAGTGNSLTPRKVFTAITLFSFTRLYCIQFLVLGLLAMSDMWVALKRIEKLLLLPELGDTITGTDSDPVKTTSRSCSPNVMPPLKLANEEITKDSEHGSLSSGVTPRIIVNNLTASWTHDKEKVVLKDINFSVNQSNRLLAVVGPVGSGKSSILQCLLRELETLDGSVDTEGSVSYASQDPWIFSGTMKENILFGQDYDKAWYDRVVECCCLVKDIDEMPFGDETLIGERGVNLSGGQKARVNLARAVYRDSDIMLLDDPLSAVDAAVSRHLFDGCICGVLADKLVILVTHQLQYAEHADRILVLKEGCVQGYGNYEELTSSGVDPTELFDDVEDNRKSTDLVVTDIVVEECDDVTEDTDDGIERRSSHVHLIPVDRARRRAKSKYPESHPDASLDPYMEQASLYSAPSLYSMVSNFGDIDGARRTENEKVNVVPEEERSHGTISNKTYLQYVQEGGNTILTIIFIVIFITAEGGVVSADWWLSKWASQDGSCSPQVENISFNTSTFDLTTHQRIGIYGGIVGSAVSIVMLRAILAFLICLAAARNLHNKMFKSMLRAQVLFFDTNPVGRVLNRFSADTGLLDSLLPHTFLHFFTILLRISAIVTIACIANHWLIIPASILVVGLVLFRHYFLHTSRNIQRLEALARSPLYSHISATIQGLSTIRVYNEQSEFLDRFHFYQNEHTKGWYLKIATSRWFGMRIDLVGSTFLTIVMFGSIPLADSLDPALVGLSMAYCITLIGMFQHCIRTSADLENLMVSVERVMAYGQLESEAELETIPHDKAPPLQWPDKGVIDLHNTKFKYAIDYPYVLKSISFRIESCEKVGIVGRTGAGKSSLLSALFRLAEPEGVFEIDGIQITDIGLHDLRKKMSIIPQDPVLFSGTVRYNLDPFNELEDHQLWDALEEVQLKEVISNLENGLESQVSEGGSNFSVGQRQLMCLARALLRQNKILVIDEATANVDLITDGIIQEMIRKKFNHCTILTIAHRLETIMDSDRVLVLSSGKVIEFDTPFNLLQKQQSVFHSMVKRTGPVESTKLRTIADEVEKLKFGTRV